From Rutidosis leptorrhynchoides isolate AG116_Rl617_1_P2 chromosome 3, CSIRO_AGI_Rlap_v1, whole genome shotgun sequence, a single genomic window includes:
- the LOC139898615 gene encoding DDT domain-containing protein DDR4-like, whose translation MSSPIRCDGENKGDDGKAVANDDNGSNVIVRRERPSRACTVRSAARLHATAAAEAVVSDVRKQKHRRRPARREIEEEEEEEQPPSPPNPYSSIVTPLVAEPPLSQLTRWNIRSMSELASILNFFNVFRPLLNIKVEFSVEEFETALITPNATLADIHIPLLKAIPPVTRVALGRNTWVTVLCRKLRDWWHWVAEGELPIVASHGGEFETYNTLDPAVRVIILKALCDIRVEQEDIRNYIDESIKNGVPLSAFRKERNGGDSHGVSYWYEDDPIIGQRLYRGIRKVEVKKGKGKNVLSVPSYQWETVATNLDDFQEISEKLSSSKNRTEVSLAKKIQNDMLPEIEKVHKRKEKLIKKQQRQALLLDSMIIDGLGPGRSKRGRKPVSYTFDDYDQSINEAIKLTKAQPPSKPIVRREGLRHHHHDASTNGTFGGPSQNSPQASLSPSSHDSLNLDEPDEDHASDEPLDRSNRKRSRPQRYSTREFVEAVSDNDADYSDDDIVGEAVYDEEYLKQRKRTRTMSSSSEEEEDEYHLEEDNVEDEDEEDEGDDSLSASEEDSDAPPRRYKKLKVSGPTRRSKKLRSISDVQDGLRRSKRATRNRIDYKKYEFSESEPELDKPGKSNGSESNTPGFSMGSEDNNGNDDSDDEKDNDNDDDNEVAKVDRSTVMEEHPKAEKEEQNEPEPEPSIKLDDPVQDEFGGTEKRGFLDLNELAPGSGFEDGPSVKDEDSDNV comes from the exons ATGTCATCTCCGATTCGTTGCGACGGCGAAAATAAAGGCGACGACGGTAAAGCCGTTGCAAACGATGATAATGGAAGCAACGTTATAGTTAGGAGAGAGAGGCCGTCGCGCGCGTGTACAGTACGCTCCGCTGCTAGGTTACACGCAACTGCGGCTGCGGAAGCGGTGGTTTCCGATGTACGGAAGCAAAAGCACAGACGACGGCCTGCTCGGAGAGAAATTGAAGAGGAGGAAGAAGAGGAACAACCGCCTTCACCACCGAATCCGTACAGTTCGATTGTTACACCATTGGTTGCAGAACCGCCGTTGTCGCAGCTGACACGGTGGAATATTAGGTCTATGTCGGAGTTAGCATCAATTCTTAATTTTTTTAAT gtttttaggccTCTTTTGAATATCAAAGTGGAGTTCTCTGTGGAGGAGTTTGAAACAGCTTTGATTACACCGAATGCTACTTTGGCTGACATACATATTCCCTTGTTAAAG GCTATACCCCCTGTTACTCGAGTGGCATTAGGAAGAAACACATGGGTTACTGTTTTATGCAGAAAGCTAAGAGATTGGTGGCATTGG GTTGCAGAGGGGGAATTACCTATTGTTGCGTCGCATGG GGGGGAATTTGAAACATATAACACACTCGATCCTGCTGTTCGTGTGATCATATTGAAAGCCTTATGTGATATTCGTGTTGAG CAAGAAGATATCAGAAACTATATAGACGAGTCTATTAAAAATGGTGTTCCTCTTTCAGCGTTTCGTAAAGAACGAAATGGAGGAGATTCTCATGGAGTTTCATATTG GTATGAAGATGATCCTATCATTGGACAAAGATTATACCGTGGAATTAGAAAGGTGGAAGTAAAGAAAGGGAAGGGTAAAAACGTACTTTCTGTTCCATCTTATCAGTGGGAAACGGTTGCTACCAATTTGGATGACTTTCAAGAAATTTCA GAAAAGCTATCTTCTAGCAAAAACCGAACCGAGGTTTCACTTGCGAAGAAAATTCAAAATGACATGTTACCTGAGATTGAGAAGGTCCATAAG AGAAAAGAGAAACTGATCAAGAAACAGCAACGTCAGGCTCTTCTTCTCGATAGCATGATAATTGATGGACTTGGTCCGGGTCGCTCCAAACGTGGTCGAAAACCCGTGTCGTACACTTTTG ATGATTATGACCAATCAATCAATGAGGCTATCAAGCTAACCAA GGCGCAACCACCCTCAAAACCTATCGTTAGAAGAGAAGGATTACGACATCATCATCATGATGCGTCTACAAATGGTACATTCGGTGGTCCATCACAAAATTCTCCTCAGGCCTCACTAAGTCCTTCGTCACATGATTCACTCAATTTAGATGAACCTGACGAGGATCATGCATCTGATGAACCACTTGATCGAAG CAACAGGAAAAGATCGAGGCCTCAACGTTACTCAACACGTGAATTTGTAGAAGCAGTTTCAGATAACGATGCAGACTATAGTGACGATGATATAGTCGGCGAAGCTGTATACGATGAGGAATATCTAAAACAACGAAAACGAACAAGAACAATGTCGAGTAGCTCTGAAGAGGAAGAAGACGAGTATCATTTGGAAGAAGATAatgttgaagatgaagatgaagaagacgaAGGTGATGATTCATTGAGTGCAAGTGAAGAAGATAGTGATGCACCGCCACGTAGATATAAGAAACTAAAAGTATCGGGCCCCACGAGAAGGTCGAAAAAGCTAAGGTCAATTAGTGATGTTCAGGATGGTCTAAGACGTAGTAAACGGGCTACCCGTAACCGTATTGATTACAAAAAGTATGAATTTTCTGAATCTGAACCTGAGTTGGATAAGCCCGGGAAATCAAACGGGTCGGAAAGTAATACTCCCGGATTTTCAATGGGAAGTGAGGATAACAATGGCaatgatgatagtgatgatgaaaAGGATAATGATAATGACGATGATAACGAGGTGGCAAAGGTTGACCGGTCAACCGTTATGGAAGAACACCCAAAGGCAGAAAAGGAAGAACAGAATGAACCTGAACCTGAACCATCCATTAAACTGGACGACCCGGTTCAAGATGAATTTGGAGGTACAGAAAAAAGAGGGTTTCTTGATCTAAATGAGCTTGCACCAGGTTCGGGCTTTGAAGATGGTCCGTCGGTAAAGGATGAAGATTCTGATAATGTTTGA
- the LOC139898617 gene encoding hydroxyproline O-galactosyltransferase GALT6-like — MKRSKLDYFMSIRQLQFLIGVGFLYMLIVSFVLPLLYKSLTQQNDDEDEKYLFSRSNFLIFPLGIHQELEKSQSLSDPKPRKIREFKALSSLNYVMNFTSKDGFGGIDKSAVEAFSVGKKFWEEIQLGKGELPSKNRKNDTKEICPNSVTLSGSLFHKKGNVIVLPCGMTLGSHVTVVGRPRQGHFEENPKISLLKPGQNLMVSQFMMELQGLKTVDGEDPPRILHFNPRLKGDWSGKPVIEMNTCYRMQWGTAQRCEGWKSTLDEETVDGQVKCEKWIRDDDNLEESKTSWWLNRMIGRTKKVRYDWPFPFAEGKLFVLTLSAGLEGYHVNVDGRHVTSFPYRTGFALEDATGLSLKGDVDVNSIIAGSLPSAHPSYDPQKTLEMLDKWRAPPISDEPIRLFIGVLSAGNHFSERMAVRKSWMMYDLIKSSHAVARFFVALNARKEVNIELKKEADFFGDIVIVPYMDNYDLVVLKTVAICEYGVRSASAKYIMKCDDDTFVRVDAVLNEANKIVDGKSLYLGNINYYHKPLRYGKWAVTYEEWPEEDYPPYANGPGYVISSDIAEFIASEFEKHTLKLFKMEDVSMGMWVQQFNKTKRVEYVHSLKFCQFGCIDDYYIAHYQSPRQMLCMWNKLQIYGHIECCNMR; from the exons ATGAAAAGAAGTAAATTAGACTATTTCATGTCTATAAGACAACTTCAATTCCTGATTGGTGTTGGGTTCTTGTATATGCTTATTGTAAGTTTTGTATTACCCTTGTTATACAAATCATTAACTCaacaaaatgatgatgaagatgaaaagtACCTTTTTTCAAGAAGTAATTTCTTGATATTTCCTCTTGGTATTCATCAAGAATTAGAAAAGTCACAATCTTTAAGTGACCCAAAACCTCGAAAAATTCGGGAGTTTAAGGCCTTGTCTAGTCTGAATTATGTCATGAATTTTACTTCAAAAGATGGATTTGGGGGTATAGATAAGTCTGCAGTTGAAGCATTTTCAGTAGGGAAAAAGTTTTGGGAAGAAATTCAATTGGGAAAAGGCGAATTACCGTCGAAAAATAGAAAAAATGATACTAAAGAGATTTGCCCTAATTCTGTTACATTATCAGGGTCTTTATTTCATAAAAAAGGGAATGTTATTGTGCTTCCTTGTGGGATGACATTAGGATCACATGTTACTGTTGTGGGTAGGCCTAGACAGGGTCATTTTGAGGAAAACCCGAAAATTTCGTTGTTGAAACCGGGTCAAAATCTGATGGTTTCACAGTTTATGATGGAGTTGCAGGGTTTAAAAACTGTTGATGGGGAGGACCCACCAAGGATTTTGCATTTTAACCCTAGGTTGAAAGGGGATTGGAGTGGGAAACCAGTAATTGAAATGAACACTTGTTATAGGATGCAATGGGGAACTGCTCAAAGATGTGAAGGATGGAAATCAACACTCGATGAAGAAACCg TTGATGGTCAAGTAAAATGCGAGAAGTGGATACGAGATGATGATAATTTGGAGGAATCGAAAACGAGTTGGTGGTTGAACAGGATGATTGGGCGAACTAAGAAAGTGAGATACGATTGGCCGTTTCCGTTTGCAGAAGGGAAACTATTTGTGCTTACGCTTAGTGCAGGCTTGGAAGGCTATCATGTTAATGTTGACGGTCGACACGTAACTTCGTTTCCTTATCGAACT GGATTTGCATTAGAGGATGCAACGGGGCTGTCATTAAAAGGTGATGTTGATGTGAACTCGATAATTGCGGGTTCACTACCGTCAGCACATCCTAGTTACGATCCTCAAAAAACGCTAGAAATGTTGGATAAGTGGAGGGCCCCACCTATTTCAGATGAACCTATCCGTTTATTTATCGGTGTCCTTTCAGCAGGAAACCATTTTTCTGAGCGAATGGCTGTTCGAAAGTCGTGGATGATGTATGATCTAATCAAGTCTTCGCATGCTGTTGCTCGTTTTTTCGTAGCCCTC AATGCAAGAAAGGAGGTGAATATTGAGCTAAAAAAAGAAGCTGATTTCTTTGGCGATATTGTGATTGTGCCGTACATGGATAATTACGACCTTGTTGTTTTGAAAACTGTTGCAATATGTGAATATGGG GTTCGTTCAGCTTCGGCCAAGTATATCATGAAATGTGATGATGACACATTCGTTAGAGTTGATGCAGTTCTTAATGAAGCAAACAAAATCGTCGATGGAAAAAGTTTGTATTTGGGGAATATCAATTATTATCACAAACCCTTGCGATATGGAAAATGGGCTGTAACATATGAG GAATGGCCAGAAGAAGATTATCCACCTTATGCAAATGGTCCGGGGTACGTTATATCGTCCGATATTGCTGAGTTCATCGCATCTGAGTTTGAAAAGCATACCTTGAAG TTGTTCAAGATGGAAGATGTAAGTATGGGGATGTGGGTCCAACAGTTTAACAAAACGAAACGTGTGGAGTATGTGCACAGTTTGAAGTTTTGCCAGTTTGGGTGTATCGATGATTACTATATAGCTCACTATCAATCTCCTAGACAAATGTTGTGCATGTGGAACAAATTACAGATTTATGGTCATATTGAATGCTGCAACATGAGATAA